The proteins below come from a single Esox lucius isolate fEsoLuc1 chromosome 7, fEsoLuc1.pri, whole genome shotgun sequence genomic window:
- the acsl4b gene encoding long-chain-fatty-acid--CoA ligase 4b isoform X1 gives MRFKENIDSVVFWPVYLLMWLYTLITFIPWYFLTGAGKKKTMAKREKARSTTGKAEGPYRSVEHFDDLAREDFEGKDTLDKLFDHAVHRFGKADCLGTREVLKEENETQPSGKVFKKLILGEYRWLSYEEVDQIINHLGSGLAALGQQPKRTIAIFCETRAEWMITAQACFRRNFPLVTLYATLGEEAVAYGLNECGASHLITSTELLETKLKCVLPEMRHLKHIICVDNKTLIKTGYPEGIQIHSMNAVQELGAKPDNLCAPWKRPQPTDLAVVMYTSGSTGRPKGVMIVHSNLIAGMTGQCERIPGLGSKDTYIGYLPLAHVLEMTAEISCMTYGCRIGYSSPQTLSDQSTKIKKGSKGDCSVLRPTLMAAVPEIMDRIYKNVMNKVQEMNYVQRTLFKLGYNYKLEQIKMGYDAPLCNMLLFKKVKALLGGNIRMMLSGGAPLSPATQRFMNICFCCPVGQGYGLTETCGAGTITEVADYSTGRVGAPLICCEIKLRDWVEGGYTSQDQPHPRGEIMIGGPSVTMGYYQSEHLNDDFWVDEQGQRWFCTGDVGEIHPDGCLQIVDRKKDLVKLQAGEYVSLGKVESALKNCTLIDNICAYANSDQNYVISFVVPNQKQLTSLASKNGINVSWEEICNHPAMEKEVLKAIKDLASSIKLQRFEIPVKVHLSPEPWTPETGLVTDAFKLKRKELKNHFQTDIERMYGGK, from the exons atgaggttcaaagaaaacATAGATTCCGTTGTCTTTTGGCCTGTTTATCTGTTGATGTGGCTCTATACGCTCATCACCTTTATCCCGTGGTATTTCCTCACTGGTGCCGGGAAGAAGAAAACCATGGCCAAGAGAGAGAAAGCTCGATCCACCACAGGCAAAGCCGAGGGGCCTTATCGTTCTGTGGAGCACTTTGACGACCTGGCCCGGGAGGACTTTGAGGGAAAGGACACTCTAGACAAGCTGTTTGATCATGCAGTGCATCGCTTCGGCAAGGCGGACTGCCTGGGCACCAGGGAGGTCCTGAAGGAGGAGAACGAGACTCAACCCAGCGGCAAGGTCTTTAAGAAG CTGATCCTGGGGGAGTACAGGTGGCTCTCCTATGAAGAGGTGGACCAGATCATCAACCATTTAGGTAGCGGACTGGCAGCTTTGGGCCAGCAGCCTAAGAGGACCATCGCCATATTCTGTGAGACGCGGGCCGAGTGGATGATCACCGCTCAGGCCTGCTTCAGACGCAACTTTCCAT TGGTCACTCTGTATGCCACCCTGGGGGAGGAGGCAGTGGCCTATGGGCTGAATGAGTGTGGGGCCAGTCACCTGATCACCAGCACAGAGCTCCTGGAGACTAAACTCAAG tgtgttttGCCGGAAATGCGTCACCTGAAGCATATTATCTGCGTGGACAACAAGACCCTCATCAAGACAGGCTACCCAGAGGGAATTCAGATCCACAGCATGAATGCAGTACAGGAGCTGGGAGCCAAACCGGACAACT TGTGTGCTCCGTGGAAGCGTCCCCAGCCTACGGACCTGGCAGTGGTCATGTACACCAGCGGCTCCACTGGACGACCCAAAGGAGTCATGATTGTCCACAGCAACCTGATCGCTGGCATGACGGGCCAGTGTGAGAGGATCCCAGGGCTTGG GTCAAAGGACACTTACATTGGCTACCTGCCCCTAGCTCATGTACTGGAGATGACTGCTGAGATCTCATGTATGACGTACGGCTGCAGAATTGGCTACTCATCCCCACAAACACTCTCTGACCAG TCTACAAAAATCAAGAAAGGCAGTAAAGGAGACTGCTCGGTGTTGAGGCCTACTCTGATGGCAGCTGTACCG GAAATAATGGACCGCATCTACAAGAATGTAATGAATAAGGTGCAGGAGATGAACTATGTGCAAAGGACTCTCTTTAAACTGGGTTACAACTACAAACTGGAACAAATCAAAATGGGCTACGATGCTCCACTCTGCAACAT GCTGCTGTTTAAGAAGGTGAAGGCTTTGCTGGGAGGGAACATTAGGATGATGCTGTCAGGAGGGGCGCCCCTCTCCCCAGCCACGCAGCGCTTCATGAACATCTGCTTCTGTTGTCCTGTGGGACAGGGCTATGGCCTGACGGAGACCTGCGGAGCGGGCACCATCACAGAGG TGGCAGACTACAGCACTGGGAGAGTAGGAGCCCCTCTCATCTGCTGTGAGATCAAACTACGAGACTGGGTTGAGG GTGGATATACCAGCCAGGACCAGCCCCACCCCCGTGGAGAGATCATGATTGGTGGGCCCAGTGTTACCATGGGTTACTATCAGAGTGAGCATCTGAACGATGACTTCTGGGTAGATGAGCAGGGCCAGAGGTGGTTCTGCACTGGGGATGTGGGGGAGATCCACCCTGATGGCTGTCTGCAGATAGTGG ACCGTAAGAAGGACCTGGTCAAATTGCAGGCTGGAGAATACGTGTCCTTGGGGAAAGTGGAGTCTGCTCTTAAAAACTGCACCCTTATTGACAACATCTGTGCATATGCAAACAG tgaccAGAACTATGTTATAAGCTTTGTGGTACCGAACCAGAAGCAGCTTACATCTTTGGCCAGTAAGAACGGCATCAATGTTTCCTGGGAGGAGATCTGTAATCACCCTGCCATGGAGAAAGAGGTCCTGAAAGCCATCAAAGATTTGGCCTCCTCAA TCAAACTGCAGCGTTTTGAGATCCCAGTGAAAGTGCATCTGAGCCCAGAGCCCTGGACCCCTGAGACTGGCCTGGTCACGGATGCATTCAAACTGAAGCGCAAGGAGCTGAAGAACCACTTCCAGACAGATATCGAGAGAATGTATGGAGGGAAGTAG
- the acsl4b gene encoding long-chain-fatty-acid--CoA ligase 4b isoform X2 has product MAKREKARSTTGKAEGPYRSVEHFDDLAREDFEGKDTLDKLFDHAVHRFGKADCLGTREVLKEENETQPSGKVFKKLILGEYRWLSYEEVDQIINHLGSGLAALGQQPKRTIAIFCETRAEWMITAQACFRRNFPLVTLYATLGEEAVAYGLNECGASHLITSTELLETKLKCVLPEMRHLKHIICVDNKTLIKTGYPEGIQIHSMNAVQELGAKPDNLCAPWKRPQPTDLAVVMYTSGSTGRPKGVMIVHSNLIAGMTGQCERIPGLGSKDTYIGYLPLAHVLEMTAEISCMTYGCRIGYSSPQTLSDQSTKIKKGSKGDCSVLRPTLMAAVPEIMDRIYKNVMNKVQEMNYVQRTLFKLGYNYKLEQIKMGYDAPLCNMLLFKKVKALLGGNIRMMLSGGAPLSPATQRFMNICFCCPVGQGYGLTETCGAGTITEVADYSTGRVGAPLICCEIKLRDWVEGGYTSQDQPHPRGEIMIGGPSVTMGYYQSEHLNDDFWVDEQGQRWFCTGDVGEIHPDGCLQIVDRKKDLVKLQAGEYVSLGKVESALKNCTLIDNICAYANSDQNYVISFVVPNQKQLTSLASKNGINVSWEEICNHPAMEKEVLKAIKDLASSIKLQRFEIPVKVHLSPEPWTPETGLVTDAFKLKRKELKNHFQTDIERMYGGK; this is encoded by the exons ATGGCCAAGAGAGAGAAAGCTCGATCCACCACAGGCAAAGCCGAGGGGCCTTATCGTTCTGTGGAGCACTTTGACGACCTGGCCCGGGAGGACTTTGAGGGAAAGGACACTCTAGACAAGCTGTTTGATCATGCAGTGCATCGCTTCGGCAAGGCGGACTGCCTGGGCACCAGGGAGGTCCTGAAGGAGGAGAACGAGACTCAACCCAGCGGCAAGGTCTTTAAGAAG CTGATCCTGGGGGAGTACAGGTGGCTCTCCTATGAAGAGGTGGACCAGATCATCAACCATTTAGGTAGCGGACTGGCAGCTTTGGGCCAGCAGCCTAAGAGGACCATCGCCATATTCTGTGAGACGCGGGCCGAGTGGATGATCACCGCTCAGGCCTGCTTCAGACGCAACTTTCCAT TGGTCACTCTGTATGCCACCCTGGGGGAGGAGGCAGTGGCCTATGGGCTGAATGAGTGTGGGGCCAGTCACCTGATCACCAGCACAGAGCTCCTGGAGACTAAACTCAAG tgtgttttGCCGGAAATGCGTCACCTGAAGCATATTATCTGCGTGGACAACAAGACCCTCATCAAGACAGGCTACCCAGAGGGAATTCAGATCCACAGCATGAATGCAGTACAGGAGCTGGGAGCCAAACCGGACAACT TGTGTGCTCCGTGGAAGCGTCCCCAGCCTACGGACCTGGCAGTGGTCATGTACACCAGCGGCTCCACTGGACGACCCAAAGGAGTCATGATTGTCCACAGCAACCTGATCGCTGGCATGACGGGCCAGTGTGAGAGGATCCCAGGGCTTGG GTCAAAGGACACTTACATTGGCTACCTGCCCCTAGCTCATGTACTGGAGATGACTGCTGAGATCTCATGTATGACGTACGGCTGCAGAATTGGCTACTCATCCCCACAAACACTCTCTGACCAG TCTACAAAAATCAAGAAAGGCAGTAAAGGAGACTGCTCGGTGTTGAGGCCTACTCTGATGGCAGCTGTACCG GAAATAATGGACCGCATCTACAAGAATGTAATGAATAAGGTGCAGGAGATGAACTATGTGCAAAGGACTCTCTTTAAACTGGGTTACAACTACAAACTGGAACAAATCAAAATGGGCTACGATGCTCCACTCTGCAACAT GCTGCTGTTTAAGAAGGTGAAGGCTTTGCTGGGAGGGAACATTAGGATGATGCTGTCAGGAGGGGCGCCCCTCTCCCCAGCCACGCAGCGCTTCATGAACATCTGCTTCTGTTGTCCTGTGGGACAGGGCTATGGCCTGACGGAGACCTGCGGAGCGGGCACCATCACAGAGG TGGCAGACTACAGCACTGGGAGAGTAGGAGCCCCTCTCATCTGCTGTGAGATCAAACTACGAGACTGGGTTGAGG GTGGATATACCAGCCAGGACCAGCCCCACCCCCGTGGAGAGATCATGATTGGTGGGCCCAGTGTTACCATGGGTTACTATCAGAGTGAGCATCTGAACGATGACTTCTGGGTAGATGAGCAGGGCCAGAGGTGGTTCTGCACTGGGGATGTGGGGGAGATCCACCCTGATGGCTGTCTGCAGATAGTGG ACCGTAAGAAGGACCTGGTCAAATTGCAGGCTGGAGAATACGTGTCCTTGGGGAAAGTGGAGTCTGCTCTTAAAAACTGCACCCTTATTGACAACATCTGTGCATATGCAAACAG tgaccAGAACTATGTTATAAGCTTTGTGGTACCGAACCAGAAGCAGCTTACATCTTTGGCCAGTAAGAACGGCATCAATGTTTCCTGGGAGGAGATCTGTAATCACCCTGCCATGGAGAAAGAGGTCCTGAAAGCCATCAAAGATTTGGCCTCCTCAA TCAAACTGCAGCGTTTTGAGATCCCAGTGAAAGTGCATCTGAGCCCAGAGCCCTGGACCCCTGAGACTGGCCTGGTCACGGATGCATTCAAACTGAAGCGCAAGGAGCTGAAGAACCACTTCCAGACAGATATCGAGAGAATGTATGGAGGGAAGTAG
- the stag2a gene encoding cohesin subunit SA-2a translates to MIAAQELHTEFQFPQEADTQLSSDTDLEEPDVKNAKLGKGKGGKKGKKAPGEKGKCGAAKGAGLGRVNGHHRENGMENMTLFEVVKMGKSATQSVVDDWIESYKNDRDIALLDLINFFIQCSGCKGAVSAEMFRHMQNSEIIRKMTEEFDEDSGDYPLTMAGPLWKKFKSSFCEFIGVLVRQCQYSIIYDEYMMDTVISLLTGLSDSQVRAFRHTSTLAAMKLMTALVNVALNLSINMDNTQRQYEAERNKVMAKRANDRLELLLQKRKELQENQDEIENMMNAIFKGVFVHRYRDAIAEIRAICIEEIGVWMKMYSDAFLNDSYLKYVGWTMHDKQGEVRLKCLTALQGLYYNRELNTRLELFTSRFKDRIVSMTLDKEYDVAVQAIKLLTLVLHSSDEVLTAEDCESVYHLVYSAHRPVAVAAGEFLYKKLFSHRGPEEEGMPRRGRQSLNGNLIKTTVFFFLESELHEHGAYLVDSLWECASELLKDWESTISLLLDEPMPGEEALTDRQETALIEVMLCAVRQACECHPPVGRGTGKRVLTAKEKKTQLDDRTRITEIFAVALPLLLAKYSVDAEKVTNLLQLPQFFDLEIYTTGRLEKHLESLLRQIREVVEKHTETDVLEACSMTYHALCNEEFTIFNRVDIARSQLLDELVDKFNRLLEDFLQEGEEPDEDDAYQVLSTLKRITAFHNAHDLSKWDLFTSNYKLLNTGLQNGDMPEQIVIHAMQCTHYVILWNLAKVSEGSSNKGDMVTLRKQMRAFCLMCQRYLTSVNTTVKEQAFTILCDALMIFSHQMVSSGREQLEPLIYTPDSSLQAELLNFILDHVFIDQDDDNNSTDGQQDDEASKIEALHKRRNLLAAYCKLIIYNVVEMNTGADIFKQYMRYYNDYGDIIKETMSKTRQIDKIQCAKTLILSLQQLFNEMLSDLGCNFDRSSSSFCGIKELARRFSLTFGLDQLKTREAIAMLHKDGIEFAFKEPSPQGEGNPPLNLAFLDILSEFSSKLLRQDKKTVHLYLERFMTFQMALQREDCWLPLISYRNSLQAGGDDDTMSVMSGYSSRGSSIRSKKAKPASTGKRKLPEEESSSCSTDAQVWMNREQNVQTPVMMPSPHLTSTVLRDPKKMRPEESYMGVYAMTSEQQQHQALPAQQHHHQTPMDYNTQVTWMLAQRQQAEARQQQERANMQYAKMRSHMQHAIRRGSGLMEDDEEPIVEDVMMSSEDRLEDLNEGMDFDTMDIDLPPSKNRRERSELKPDYFDPSSIMDDSVLNVSMF, encoded by the exons atgatagcagcacaagaGTTGCACACAGAGTTTCAGTTTCCTCA GGAGGCTGATACACAGTTGTCCTCTGACACAGACCTTGAGGAACCTGATGTCAAGAATGCAAAGCTTGGTAAAGGAAAG GGGGGGAAGAAGGGGAAGAAAGCCCCTGGAGAGAAGGGCAAGTGTGGGGCAGCGAAGGGAGCTGGCCTTGGTCGGGTGAATGGCCACCACCGGGAGAATGGGATGGAGAACATGACCTTGTTTGAGGTGGTAAAGATGGGGAAGAGTGCCACACAG TCAGTCGTTGATGACTGGATTGAGTCTTACAAAAACGATAGAGACATTGCACTCCTGGACTTGATCAACTTTTTCATCCAGTGTTCTGGTTGTAAAG gTGCTGTCAGTGCAGAGATGTTCAGACACATGCAAAACTCTGAGATCATCAGGAAGATGACAGAGGAGTTTGATGAG GACAGCGGGGACTACCCGTTAACCATGGCAGGGCCCctatggaagaagttcaagtcAAGCTTCTGTGAGTTTATTGGGGTGCTGGTGCGGCAGTGTCAGTACAGCATCATCTATGACGAGTACATGATGGACACGGTTATCTCGCTGCTCACTGGCCTGTCTGACTCTCAGGTTCGGGCCTTCAGACACACCAGCACACTGGCAG CCATGAAGTTGATGACAGCCTTGGTGAATGTGGCTCTGAACCTGAGCATCAATATGGACAACACCCAGAGGCAGTATGAGGCAGAGAGGAATAAAGTCATGGCTAAGAGGGCGAACGATAGGCTGGAGCTCCTGTTACAGAAGCGCAAAGAG CTTCAAGAAAACCAAGATGAAATTGAAAACATGATGAATGCAATTTTCAAAGGAGTGTTCGTTCATAGATATCG CGATGCCATAGCTGAAATCCGGGCAATTTGCATTGAGGAGATTGGGGTATGGATGAAGATGTACAGTGATGCTTTTCTTAATGACAGTTACCTGAAGTATGTTGGTTGGACCATGCATGACAAG CAAGGAGAAGTGCGTCTCAAGTGTCTGACTGCACTCCAGGGCCTGTACTATAATCGGGAGCTCAACACCCGACTGGAGCTGTTCACCAGCCGCTTCAAG GACCGTATTGTGTCAATGACTCTGGACAAGGAGTATGACGTTGCAGTGCAAGCAATAAAACTTCTGACTCTTGTCTTGCA TAGCAGTGATGAGGTCCTGACAGCGGAGGACTGTGAGAGTGTTTATCATCTGGTCTACTCAGCTCATCGGCCTGTGGCTGTGGCTGCAGGGGAGTTCCTCTATAAGAA GCTGTTCAGCCATCGAGGcccagaggaggaggggatgCCCAGGAGGGGCAGGCAGAGTCTCAATGGGAACCTTATCAAGACCACTGTCTTCTTTTTCCTGGAGAGTGAG CTCCATGAGCACGGGGCCTACCTGGTGGACAGCCTATGGGAGTGTGCATCAGAGCTGCTTAAAGACTGGGAGAGCACCATCAGCCTGCTGCTGGATGAGCCCATGCCCGGGGAGGAGG CCCTGACAGACCGGCAGGAGACGGCTCTGATAGAGGTGATGCTGTGCGCTGTCCGTCAGGCCTGTGAGTGCCACCCTCCAGTGGGGAGAGGCACGGGGAAGAGG GTGTTGACCGCAAAGGAGAAGAAAACCCAGCTGGATGACCGGACGAGAATCACTGAGATTTTTGCTGTGGCGTTGCCTCTGTTGTTGGCTAAG TACTCCGTCGATGCTGAGAAGGTGACCAACTTACTGCAGCTGCCTCAGTTCTTTGACCTGGAAATCTATACCACTGGTCGATTAGAGAAG CACTTAGAGTCGTTGCTGCGTCAGATCAGGGAGGTAGTGGAGAAGCATACGGAGACTGACGTGCTGGAAGCCTGCTCCATGACCTACCACGCCCTCTGCAACGAGGAGTTCACCATCTTCAACAGGGTGGACATCGCCAGGTCCCAGCTACTGGATGAGCTGGTAGACAAGTTTAACAGACTCTTGGAGGACTTCCTGCAGGAG GGAGAGGAACCAGATGAGGATGATGCCTACCAGGTCCTCTCCACACTGAAGAGGATCACTGCTTTCCACAA TGCACATGACCTATCTAAATGGGACCTGTTCACCAGCAACTATAAGCTACTAAACACAGGACTTCAGAATGGCGATATGCCTGAGCAG ATTGTCATTCATGCCATGCAGTGCACACACTACGTGATTCTGTGGAACCTAGCCAAGGTATCAGAGGGCAGCTCCAATAAG GGGGACATGGTGACCCTGAGGAAGCAGATGAGGGCTTTCTGTCTGATGTGTCAGCGCTACCTCACCAGTGTCAACACCACGGTCAAAGAGCAG GCCTTCACCATTCTGTGTGACGCCCTGATGATCTTCAGCCACCAGATGGTGTCGTCGGGCAGGGAGCAGCTGGAGCCTCTGATCTACACACCAGACTCCTCCCTGCAGGCAGAGCTGCTCAACTTCATCCTGGACCACGTCTTCATTGACCAGGACGATGACAACAACAGCACAG ATGGGCAGCAAGACGATGAAGCCAGTAAAATTGAGGCCTTACACAAGAGGCGGAATCTGCTGGCAGCGTACTGCAAACTGATCATTTACAATGTGGTGGAGATGAACACTGGAGCTGACATCTTTAAGCAGTACATGAGG tATTACAACGACTACGGAGATATCATCAAAGAAACTATGAGTAAAACCAGACAAATCGACAAGATTCAGTGTGCCAAGACCCTCATTCTAAGTTTGCAGCAG CTTTTCAATGAGATGTTATCTGACCTCGGCTGCAACTTCGATCGCTCGTCCTCGTCTTTCTGTGGTATTAAAGAACTGGCCCGACGTTTTTCGTTAACCTTTGGCCTGGATCAGCTGAAGACCAGAGAGGCTATCGCCATGTTACACAA GGATGGAATTGAGTTTGCTTTCAAGGAGCCCAGCCCACAGGGAGAGGGAAACCCTCCTCTCAACCTTGCCTTCCTGGACATTCTTAGCGAGTTCTCCTCCAAACTGCTTCGCCAGGACAAGAAGACTGT TCACCTCTACCTGGAGCGGTTCATGACCTTCCAGATGGCCCTGCAGCGAGAGGACTGCTGGCTGCCCCTCATCTCCTACAGGAACTCCCTGCAGGCTGGAGGGGACGACGACACCATGTCGGTCATGAGCGGCTACAGCAGCCGAGGTTCAAGCATCAGGAGTAAGAAGGCCAAGCCAGCCAGCACAGGGAAGAGGAAACTGCCTGAAG AGGAAAGTAGCAGCTGCAGCACAGACGCGCAGGTGTGGATGAACCGGGAGCAGAACGTTCAGACGCCAGTGATGATGCCCTCGCCGCACCTCACCTCCACCGTCCTGAGGGACCCCAAGAAAATGAGGCCAGAGGAGAGCTACATGGGCGTCTACGCCATGACGTCAGAGCAACAGCAGCACCAAGCGCTGCCCGCTCAGCAGCACCACCATCAGACCCCCATGGACTACAA TACCCAGGTGACATGGATGCTAGCCCAGAGACAGCAGGCAGAGGCCCGACAGCAGCAAGAGAGAGCCAATATGCAGTACGCCAAGATGAGAAGCCACATGCAGCATGCAAT CCGCCGTGGGTCTGGACTCATGGAAGACGATGAGGAGCCAATTGTAGAGGATGTTATGATGTCATCAGAGGACCGTTTGGAAGATCTGAATGAGGGCATGGATTTCGACACTATGGATATTGATCTG CCCCCCTCAAAAAATCGTAGAGAAAGATCGGAGCTGAAGCCGGACTATTTTGATCCTTCTTCAATCATGGATGATTCG gtccTTAATGTTTCAATGTTCTAA